The following coding sequences are from one uncultured Bacteroides sp. window:
- a CDS encoding discoidin domain-containing protein, which translates to MKTMKLKYSYVLPVLFLIFMTGCDNKIEQFEQVGSATSPAAIEAESVSSEALPGQILLKWTAPAGDFSYLQIKYYDPLTKKDTYKVASKGTTEMLIDNTRARYGAYKFYFQTFNVAHQGGDVNVVEATSGIAPAVITVGKKTKIALTADQLSTNAQEPTEGPIKNLIDGNSGSFFHTRWSSPQLPLPQYIQINFKEPHKVFSLYYMNRNDSWTTSGRASSAELQISNDGENWETLTTLTGLPSAASAEYTSDYVVSDKTFTYFRFNVIATSGNTKYFNMAEFAMYDVELDIYDPEADEAN; encoded by the coding sequence ATGAAAACAATGAAATTGAAATATAGTTATGTATTGCCGGTCCTATTCTTAATCTTTATGACCGGATGTGATAATAAAATAGAGCAATTTGAGCAGGTCGGATCAGCGACCTCTCCTGCTGCTATTGAAGCTGAAAGTGTAAGTTCTGAGGCTTTGCCCGGACAGATTCTTTTGAAGTGGACGGCTCCGGCAGGTGACTTTTCTTATCTGCAAATTAAGTATTATGATCCGTTGACGAAGAAGGATACTTATAAGGTGGCTTCTAAAGGAACGACAGAAATGTTGATTGATAATACGCGTGCCCGCTATGGTGCCTATAAATTTTATTTTCAAACGTTTAATGTGGCTCATCAGGGGGGGGATGTGAACGTTGTTGAAGCAACATCAGGTATTGCTCCTGCTGTAATTACAGTAGGGAAGAAGACAAAGATTGCTTTAACAGCTGACCAATTGAGTACAAATGCGCAAGAGCCAACAGAAGGACCTATCAAGAACTTGATAGATGGTAATTCCGGTAGTTTCTTCCACACCCGTTGGAGTTCACCTCAACTTCCTTTGCCTCAGTATATTCAGATAAACTTTAAAGAGCCTCATAAAGTATTTAGTCTCTATTATATGAATAGAAATGATTCGTGGACTACTTCGGGTCGGGCAAGTAGTGCTGAATTACAGATTAGTAATGATGGAGAAAATTGGGAAACGCTTACTACTCTAACAGGATTGCCAAGCGCAGCAAGTGCTGAATATACTTCGGACTATGTCGTTTCAGATAAAACGTTTACTTATTTCCGTTTCAATGTCATTGCGACAAGTGGTAATACGAAATATTTTAATATGGCCGAGTTTGCAATGTACGATGTAGAATTAGATATTTACGATCCGGAAGCTGATGAAGCTAATTAA
- a CDS encoding SusC/RagA family TonB-linked outer membrane protein encodes MKNKIIALAMLACASLNGWAQSSNNITGRVVDDGGNSVSGALVSIVDNPLVKVPTGKNGEFEIMAAKENTLRIQTANDAVKVVLIKDISKPMTVVMDLSTAKVNYGFGLHQTVSESTGAVSTVYADEINTRSALTIGNSLYGNVLGLTTMQKTGATWDQTPSMYIRGQKTLNGHNGILVVVDGLERDNAWNVLNYIAPEEVESVSVLRDAAALALYGYKGVNGVLNIVTKRGKYKSKEINFSYDHAINWQARKPELADAYTYANALNEALTNDGKTVRYSQNELNAFKSGKYPYLYPNVDWWKETFRDRGASDIATLSFRGGSTKMRYFTMLNLQNNSGFIANANMNQGYSTQEKFSKGNFRTNLDVDLTPKTKMKANIMGVLNEFSRPGLGSDNLISKLYILPSAAFPIKTEDGLWGGNATWNGYYNPVALTQARAYTKGHTRALYADMSLKQDFSSITKGLGGSIRMGYDNIASYWENHSKEYKYGSKSVTSWNNGEPSEYNMYTGGVDGEMSGDSKLDWQYRSFNFQASMDYQRQFGAHNLYTMLMYTYKYDNAKGINRTYYTQNAAWYTHYGYQNRYFADLTLMNSASNVLAKGHKWHLSPTVGLAWVASNEDFMKAFRFVDFLKLRASFGILNTDNIPFNGYWNETVTGGGGYPIRDNFSDDGSWREGTLPSLNGTTEKAYKYNAGIDLMMFKELSLTVDGFYERRSDIWVSTLGKNSAVLGASNSYANAGIVDSWGTEIGADYTKKVGDVKFNLGAKFTLSKNKIIEQLESPQAYDYLRSTGRPIGQVFALQAIGYFVDQADIDNSPTQQFGQVKPGDIKYKDVNNDKVINDNDLIPMGYNSTVPEIYYSFNLGLEWKGLGFNALFQGVGNYTAVLNTPSVYRPLVGDASISNNYYANRWTPENPNSRFPRLTTEAVDNNLKNSSVWLADRSFLKLRNCEIYYKLPSSFLDKIKMKTAKVYVRGVDLLCFDSIDLSDPEAMGTAYPATRSVNVGLSIGF; translated from the coding sequence ATGAAAAATAAAATAATAGCTTTAGCGATGCTTGCTTGCGCAAGTTTAAACGGTTGGGCTCAGAGTAGTAATAATATAACAGGTAGAGTAGTCGATGATGGAGGTAACTCTGTGTCCGGAGCGTTAGTTTCTATTGTGGATAATCCATTAGTGAAAGTCCCTACTGGAAAGAATGGCGAGTTTGAGATCATGGCGGCTAAAGAAAATACCCTGAGAATACAAACAGCTAATGATGCTGTGAAGGTGGTACTCATAAAGGATATCTCTAAGCCGATGACTGTTGTGATGGACCTTTCTACTGCAAAAGTTAACTATGGTTTTGGTTTACACCAAACTGTTTCAGAATCAACCGGTGCTGTCTCTACAGTATATGCTGATGAAATAAATACTCGTTCTGCTTTGACTATTGGTAACTCGCTTTATGGCAATGTTTTGGGTCTTACTACTATGCAGAAAACAGGTGCCACTTGGGATCAGACACCTTCTATGTACATCCGTGGTCAGAAAACACTGAATGGCCATAATGGTATACTTGTAGTTGTTGATGGTCTGGAGCGAGACAATGCTTGGAATGTATTGAATTATATAGCTCCGGAAGAAGTTGAGTCGGTAAGCGTGCTTCGTGATGCTGCAGCTTTAGCACTTTATGGATATAAAGGGGTAAATGGTGTTTTGAATATTGTCACTAAACGAGGAAAGTACAAATCAAAAGAGATTAATTTCAGTTATGATCATGCTATTAACTGGCAGGCACGTAAACCGGAATTGGCAGATGCTTATACATATGCCAATGCTCTAAATGAAGCATTAACAAATGATGGAAAAACAGTTCGTTATTCGCAGAATGAATTGAATGCTTTTAAGAGTGGGAAATACCCATATCTTTATCCGAATGTTGATTGGTGGAAAGAAACTTTCCGTGATAGAGGAGCATCTGATATCGCTACGTTGAGTTTTCGGGGAGGTAGCACAAAAATGCGTTATTTTACGATGCTTAATTTACAAAACAATAGTGGATTCATTGCTAATGCAAATATGAATCAAGGATACTCTACTCAGGAGAAGTTTTCAAAAGGTAATTTCCGCACAAATTTGGATGTGGATTTGACGCCGAAGACAAAAATGAAAGCGAATATCATGGGAGTGTTGAACGAATTTAGCAGACCGGGTCTCGGATCGGATAATTTGATTTCAAAACTTTATATTCTTCCATCTGCAGCATTCCCTATCAAAACAGAAGATGGACTTTGGGGAGGTAATGCTACCTGGAATGGTTACTATAACCCCGTAGCTTTAACTCAGGCACGTGCTTATACGAAAGGTCATACTCGTGCTTTGTATGCTGATATGTCTTTGAAACAAGATTTTTCTTCTATAACGAAAGGACTAGGAGGAAGTATTCGTATGGGGTATGACAACATCGCTTCGTATTGGGAAAACCATTCAAAAGAATATAAATATGGTAGTAAAAGTGTGACATCTTGGAATAATGGTGAACCATCTGAATATAATATGTATACAGGAGGTGTTGATGGTGAGATGAGTGGAGATAGCAAACTCGACTGGCAATATCGTTCTTTCAATTTTCAGGCTAGTATGGATTATCAACGCCAATTTGGTGCGCATAATCTGTACACAATGTTGATGTACACTTATAAGTATGATAATGCCAAAGGAATTAATCGGACGTATTATACTCAAAATGCGGCGTGGTATACTCATTATGGGTATCAGAACCGTTATTTTGCTGATTTGACTTTGATGAATTCCGCTTCTAATGTTTTAGCAAAAGGACATAAGTGGCATTTATCTCCTACTGTTGGTTTAGCATGGGTAGCTTCTAATGAGGATTTCATGAAAGCATTCCGTTTCGTAGATTTCCTTAAGCTGCGTGCTTCTTTTGGTATCTTGAATACGGATAATATTCCATTCAATGGTTATTGGAATGAAACGGTCACTGGTGGTGGAGGATATCCCATCAGAGATAACTTCTCAGATGATGGAAGTTGGCGAGAAGGAACTTTGCCTTCATTAAATGGTACTACAGAGAAAGCTTATAAATATAATGCAGGTATTGACTTGATGATGTTCAAGGAACTGTCGTTGACTGTAGATGGTTTTTATGAAAGACGTTCGGACATTTGGGTGAGTACTTTAGGTAAGAATTCGGCAGTACTAGGAGCTTCTAATTCTTATGCCAACGCAGGTATTGTGGATAGCTGGGGTACTGAAATCGGTGCGGATTACACGAAAAAGGTAGGGGATGTTAAGTTCAATTTGGGTGCTAAATTTACCCTTTCTAAGAACAAAATTATTGAGCAATTAGAATCCCCTCAGGCTTATGATTATCTCCGCTCTACAGGGAGACCTATTGGGCAGGTATTTGCTTTACAAGCTATTGGCTATTTTGTTGATCAGGCAGATATAGATAACAGTCCGACTCAACAATTTGGTCAGGTGAAGCCCGGTGATATCAAATATAAAGATGTTAATAATGACAAAGTCATAAATGATAACGACTTAATTCCAATGGGCTATAATTCTACTGTTCCAGAAATCTATTATTCATTTAATTTAGGTCTCGAATGGAAGGGTTTAGGCTTTAATGCCTTGTTTCAAGGTGTAGGGAATTATACCGCTGTATTAAATACACCGAGTGTTTATCGACCTTTGGTAGGAGATGCTAGTATCTCTAATAACTATTATGCCAACCGTTGGACACCGGAAAATCCTAACTCACGTTTTCCACGTTTGACAACGGAAGCGGTCGATAATAATTTGAAAAATAGTTCTGTATGGTTAGCCGATCGTTCATTCTTGAAATTGCGCAACTGTGAGATTTATTATAAACTTCCTTCTTCTTTCTTGGATAAGATTAAGATGAAAACAGCGAAGGTTTATGTCAGAGGAGTTGATCTGCTTTGCTTTGATAGCATTGATTTAAGTGATCCTGAAGCAATGGGAACAGCTTATCCTGCTACTCGTTCGGTGAATGTAGGCTTATCTATCGGTTTTTAA
- a CDS encoding family 43 glycosylhydrolase gives MLFLFILPSSAQEWKLVWSDEFNNTVAPDSSYWSFEQGFARNEEYQWYQEDNAYCKNGVLVIEARKEKILNKGYVNGSSNWREARKYAEYTSSSIKTVGKKEFLYGRFEIRAKIPVAGGAWPAIWTLGRDMEWPSCGEIDMMEYYRIQGVPHILANAAWGTENRYQAKWNSKKIPFEHFTKRDPEWASKFHVWRMDWDEEAIKLYLDDELLNEIPLSETFNGSLGNYKNPFKQPHYLLLNLAIGGANGGIPDDSAFPLKYEIDYVRVYQKQKSIRSGKLWLDNNGEHINAHGGGVIYHGGKYYWFGEYKSASTSNALVGVTCYSSTDLSNWTNEGVALAVSDDSKSDITKGCIIERPKVVYNEKTKKFVMWFHLELKGQGYAAARAAVAVSDNATGPYRFIRSFRANPGVYPFNMPEKIRKIKFNPNEYEKWWTPKWYDAVDKGLFMKRDLKEGQMSRDMTLFVDDDGKAYHIYSSEENLTLHIAELNDDFLGYTGKYIRIAPGGHNEAPAIFKRKGTYWMITSGCTGWDPNAARMFSSPSIWGPWTKHPNPCVGKDADITFGGQSTYILPVHGMPDKYIFMADIWRPKNPIDARYIWLPIQFDKKGTPYLKWMDHWRVDEH, from the coding sequence ATGTTGTTTCTATTTATTTTACCGTCCTCTGCACAAGAATGGAAGCTTGTTTGGAGTGATGAGTTCAATAATACAGTTGCTCCTGATTCTAGCTATTGGAGCTTTGAGCAAGGTTTTGCTCGGAACGAAGAGTATCAATGGTATCAGGAGGATAATGCTTATTGTAAAAATGGCGTATTAGTCATAGAAGCAAGAAAAGAAAAGATTCTCAATAAGGGATATGTGAATGGAAGTTCCAATTGGAGAGAAGCTCGTAAATATGCTGAATATACTTCTTCATCTATCAAAACGGTAGGGAAAAAAGAATTTTTGTACGGACGCTTTGAAATTCGTGCTAAAATACCTGTTGCAGGTGGCGCATGGCCTGCTATATGGACATTAGGTAGAGATATGGAATGGCCTTCGTGTGGTGAGATAGATATGATGGAGTATTATCGGATTCAGGGGGTACCTCATATTTTGGCAAATGCAGCTTGGGGAACAGAGAATAGATATCAGGCAAAATGGAATAGTAAGAAAATCCCGTTTGAACATTTCACAAAAAGAGATCCTGAATGGGCTTCTAAATTTCATGTTTGGCGTATGGACTGGGATGAAGAAGCGATTAAACTCTATCTAGATGATGAGTTATTAAATGAAATTCCGTTGAGTGAAACTTTCAATGGGAGTTTAGGTAATTATAAAAATCCGTTTAAACAGCCCCACTATTTATTGCTTAATTTAGCCATTGGTGGAGCGAATGGTGGAATCCCTGATGACTCTGCTTTTCCGCTCAAGTATGAGATAGATTATGTAAGGGTTTACCAGAAACAAAAAAGTATTCGTTCCGGTAAATTATGGCTGGATAATAATGGAGAACATATTAATGCTCATGGTGGAGGAGTTATTTATCATGGCGGTAAGTACTATTGGTTTGGTGAATATAAGAGTGCTTCTACTAGCAATGCCTTGGTGGGCGTGACATGTTATTCTTCTACTGATCTGTCTAATTGGACAAATGAAGGAGTAGCACTTGCTGTGTCCGATGATTCCAAAAGCGATATTACAAAGGGCTGTATTATTGAGAGACCAAAAGTTGTTTATAATGAAAAAACAAAGAAATTCGTAATGTGGTTTCATTTGGAACTTAAAGGGCAGGGTTATGCTGCTGCGCGAGCTGCGGTGGCTGTCAGTGATAACGCTACGGGTCCTTATCGTTTTATTCGTTCTTTTAGGGCTAACCCCGGTGTCTATCCGTTCAATATGCCTGAGAAAATTCGTAAGATAAAGTTTAATCCGAATGAGTATGAAAAATGGTGGACTCCTAAATGGTATGATGCGGTAGATAAAGGGCTATTTATGAAGCGGGATTTGAAAGAGGGACAAATGTCACGAGACATGACTCTTTTTGTGGATGACGATGGCAAAGCATATCACATTTATTCTTCTGAAGAAAACCTGACGCTTCATATTGCTGAATTGAATGATGATTTTTTAGGTTATACAGGTAAGTACATACGTATTGCTCCCGGTGGGCATAATGAAGCGCCTGCTATTTTCAAGAGAAAAGGTACTTACTGGATGATAACCTCCGGATGTACTGGATGGGATCCTAATGCTGCACGTATGTTTTCATCACCTTCTATTTGGGGACCTTGGACGAAGCATCCTAATCCTTGTGTAGGGAAAGATGCTGATATAACATTTGGTGGACAAAGTACATACATCCTTCCTGTGCATGGTATGCCAGACAAATACATTTTTATGGCTGATATTTGGAGACCTAAAAATCCGATTGATGCTCGCTATATTTGGCTACCTATTCAGTTTGATAAAAAAGGAACACCTTATCTGAAGTGGATGGATCACTGGAGAGTTGATGAGCACTGA
- a CDS encoding family 16 glycosylhydrolase, protein MKNIGMKVIITLLTAVTLWGVYACSDDDKGYRGSLDLSLLCLKQAQSAWDGSTANISMKIDEAANADTVINLNLALYQNRIAKEGVTVDLVVNEDSLATLIANASSGDLYEKAQLLPSSYYELSSNKLLMNSGEKEGESVSLTIHKSKLLGDDIVKRNGIFVLPLKIQNSTSYKINDKVSAVMLMFRFADFDETKPDPSEPDEYKDDMKLVWSDEFNSAGVPDANYWNFEHGFVRNEELQWYQGENAECKDGALVITGKKERIQNPNYVQGSSNWKTNREYAEYTSTSMTTHSKFDFQYGRLEVRAKIPTAKGSWPAIWTLGNWYDWPSCGEIDLLEYYLIGGEPHILANTAWGTNQAWTGKWNSVKTKFSDFVAKDADWAKKYHIWRMDWDADEINLYVDDVLYNTTKQSQTQNGSIGNYTWPFKQKHYILLNLAIGANGGTPDDSAFPLKYEVDYVRVYQKVVQD, encoded by the coding sequence ATGAAAAATATAGGAATGAAGGTGATCATAACTCTGCTTACGGCTGTAACTCTTTGGGGAGTATATGCTTGTAGTGATGATGACAAGGGATATCGTGGAAGTTTAGATCTGTCGCTACTGTGCCTGAAACAGGCTCAAAGTGCTTGGGATGGCTCTACTGCTAATATTTCAATGAAGATAGATGAGGCAGCGAATGCTGACACGGTAATAAACTTAAACCTTGCACTCTATCAAAATAGGATTGCTAAAGAAGGAGTTACCGTAGATCTTGTAGTGAACGAAGATTCTTTGGCTACTTTAATTGCTAACGCTTCATCAGGTGATTTGTATGAGAAAGCCCAACTTTTGCCAAGTAGCTATTACGAATTATCATCTAATAAGTTGCTTATGAATAGTGGTGAAAAAGAGGGAGAAAGTGTATCTCTAACTATTCATAAGAGTAAATTGCTCGGAGATGATATCGTTAAGAGAAATGGGATCTTTGTTTTGCCTTTGAAAATTCAGAACTCTACTTCATACAAAATCAACGATAAGGTAAGTGCTGTAATGCTGATGTTCCGATTTGCTGATTTTGATGAAACGAAACCAGATCCGTCTGAACCAGATGAATATAAAGATGATATGAAATTGGTTTGGAGTGATGAATTTAATAGCGCAGGTGTTCCTGATGCAAATTATTGGAACTTTGAGCACGGCTTTGTACGTAATGAAGAGTTACAGTGGTACCAAGGTGAAAATGCAGAGTGTAAAGATGGTGCATTGGTTATTACCGGTAAAAAAGAGCGGATACAGAATCCTAATTATGTACAAGGTAGTAGCAATTGGAAGACTAACAGAGAGTATGCGGAGTATACATCGACTTCGATGACTACGCATAGTAAGTTCGACTTTCAATACGGTCGTCTTGAAGTTCGCGCTAAAATTCCTACAGCAAAAGGCTCATGGCCAGCTATCTGGACGTTGGGCAACTGGTATGATTGGCCATCATGTGGTGAGATTGATTTGCTGGAATATTATTTAATAGGTGGTGAACCTCATATACTGGCAAATACAGCTTGGGGAACAAATCAAGCTTGGACCGGTAAATGGAATTCTGTAAAAACGAAATTTTCTGATTTTGTTGCTAAGGATGCTGATTGGGCAAAGAAGTATCACATTTGGCGTATGGATTGGGATGCAGATGAGATCAATCTATATGTAGATGATGTGCTATATAATACAACGAAACAGTCTCAAACTCAGAATGGGTCAATCGGAAACTATACTTGGCCATTTAAGCAGAAGCACTATATATTATTAAACTTAGCTATTGGGGCTAATGGAGGAACACCTGATGATTCAGCCTTTCCTCTGAAATACGAAGTAGATTATGTACGCGTATACCAGAAAGTAGTGCAAGATTAA
- a CDS encoding DUF2007 domain-containing protein codes for MDLLENSNSKDMNEILLLKCENTISADEIVNLLNAHNIALRQHDENQDPRIGAYGPVTGIAIYVFAKDYEKALDIISPVLKEKNNTSSFCPKCGSEDVSPIIRTHDYRTALSLLCLFLILIPCIYMGLSYNFGFRSSIANKSALVMVSISFILMFVTKFYNVNYKCKKCGKKFNHR; via the coding sequence ATGGATTTATTGGAGAACTCTAATAGTAAGGATATGAATGAAATATTGTTGTTAAAATGCGAAAATACTATTTCTGCTGATGAAATAGTGAATTTGCTCAATGCCCACAATATTGCCTTGCGTCAGCATGATGAGAATCAGGATCCTAGAATAGGAGCATATGGTCCTGTAACAGGTATTGCCATATATGTATTTGCAAAAGATTACGAAAAGGCCCTAGACATCATTAGTCCTGTTCTCAAAGAAAAAAATAATACGAGTTCTTTTTGTCCTAAATGTGGCAGTGAAGATGTGAGCCCCATCATCCGGACTCATGACTATCGTACTGCTCTAAGCTTACTTTGTCTTTTTCTTATACTTATCCCATGTATCTATATGGGTCTATCTTATAATTTTGGTTTCAGGTCATCCATCGCTAATAAAAGTGCCTTGGTAATGGTTTCAATAAGTTTCATTTTAATGTTTGTTACTAAGTTTTACAATGTCAATTACAAGTGTAAAAAGTGTGGAAAGAAATTCAATCATCGCTAA
- a CDS encoding RagB/SusD family nutrient uptake outer membrane protein, with translation MKLKYIFLSLSCMLAFSACNEEMNYHEYTVYGKDYVFTDFKRTNGFVTNIYSYLDYDFPSVNSFCSASDESENAWSWAGIHDFYNGAWSPLNSFSIWGYYSAIRAANYYLKESPNADFSELKFDKDYQAQMNRFNRYQYEVRLLRAYYYFILVRAYGDIPFTTEVLTEKEANSMTRTPAATVFDFIVSECDAVRDELPVDYSNLTDDASSIGSPETGRVNRGTALALKARALLYQASPLFNTNSDLNLWKKAAQASKDVIDYCAANSIKLGKYSALWGTDNWKASEMIFVRRVGDINAPEVYNYPVGMENGNSGNCPTQTLVDAYEMKTTGEAWNKPGSGYDPQKPYANRDPRLAMTIAVNGDKWPNTNPNALETYIGGRNGLPISGATPTGYYLKKYLDGTTDISSETSSGGKRHNWITFRLGEFYLNYAEAVFKYLGSADATSAEFTMSASNAVSVVRNREDVKMPQFPAGLSNDDFWSKYERERMVELAFEGHRFWDVRRWKEGSQLKNIVRMEITKNGDSYTYTRVTKARTWDDKMYLFPIPDVERRKNPNLTQNPGW, from the coding sequence ATGAAACTGAAATATATATTTTTAAGTTTAAGTTGCATGTTAGCTTTTTCAGCATGTAATGAGGAAATGAATTATCATGAATATACCGTTTATGGCAAAGACTATGTGTTTACTGACTTTAAGAGAACAAACGGTTTTGTTACTAATATTTATAGTTATCTGGATTATGATTTTCCGTCTGTAAATTCTTTCTGCTCTGCTAGTGATGAGTCTGAAAATGCTTGGTCTTGGGCTGGAATACACGACTTCTATAACGGAGCGTGGAGTCCGCTTAATTCCTTTTCTATCTGGGGCTATTATTCGGCTATTCGTGCTGCGAATTATTATTTGAAAGAATCCCCAAATGCGGATTTCTCTGAACTCAAATTTGATAAAGACTATCAAGCTCAGATGAATCGCTTCAATCGTTATCAGTATGAAGTCCGTCTTTTGCGTGCTTATTATTACTTCATCCTGGTTCGTGCGTATGGAGATATTCCATTTACTACGGAAGTGTTGACGGAGAAAGAAGCAAATTCAATGACACGTACTCCGGCAGCTACGGTTTTTGATTTTATTGTGAGTGAATGTGATGCAGTTAGAGATGAACTTCCGGTAGATTATTCCAACTTGACGGATGATGCTTCCAGTATAGGAAGTCCTGAAACCGGTCGAGTGAACCGTGGTACAGCATTAGCACTGAAAGCACGTGCTTTACTCTATCAGGCAAGTCCGCTGTTTAACACAAATAGTGATCTTAATTTATGGAAAAAAGCAGCTCAAGCGAGCAAGGATGTAATAGATTATTGTGCGGCTAATTCTATTAAATTAGGAAAGTATTCTGCTTTGTGGGGAACCGATAATTGGAAAGCTTCTGAAATGATCTTTGTACGCAGAGTGGGGGATATAAATGCTCCTGAAGTCTATAATTATCCTGTAGGTATGGAAAACGGTAATTCAGGGAACTGTCCAACACAGACTCTGGTAGACGCTTATGAAATGAAGACTACGGGAGAAGCTTGGAATAAACCGGGAAGTGGTTATGATCCGCAGAAACCTTATGCAAACAGAGACCCTCGTTTGGCTATGACTATTGCGGTAAATGGCGATAAATGGCCGAATACGAATCCTAATGCTTTGGAAACTTATATTGGTGGTCGGAACGGACTTCCTATCTCAGGAGCTACGCCTACAGGCTACTATTTGAAAAAATACTTGGACGGTACTACGGACATAAGTTCAGAAACTAGTAGTGGTGGAAAACGCCATAACTGGATTACTTTCCGCTTAGGTGAATTTTATTTGAACTATGCTGAAGCTGTTTTTAAATACTTAGGTTCCGCTGATGCCACGAGTGCAGAGTTTACGATGTCGGCTTCGAATGCGGTAAGTGTGGTTCGTAATCGTGAAGATGTAAAGATGCCTCAATTCCCCGCAGGTTTGTCTAATGATGATTTCTGGTCTAAATATGAACGTGAACGTATGGTCGAACTGGCTTTCGAAGGGCATCGTTTTTGGGATGTACGCCGTTGGAAAGAGGGCTCTCAGTTAAAGAACATTGTACGAATGGAGATTACAAAGAATGGAGATTCATATACCTATACCCGCGTGACGAAGGCGCGCACTTGGGATGATAAGATGTATCTTTTCCCTATTCCTGATGTAGAAAGGAGAAAGAATCCTAATCTTACCCAAAATCCGGGTTGGTAA
- a CDS encoding IS5 family transposase — translation MINTTPSCASLFSSLDDLLNQQHPLHKLSHKINWSVFEEAFTPLYCPDNGRPAKSIRLMCGLLILKHLRNLSDESVVEQWSENAYFQYFCGMQEFVPSFPCNSSELVHFRKRIGEKGIELILCESIRVNDDKSDDEHHGTAFIDSTVQEKNITYPTDTKLHKKIVGKVLKIVKELNLPTRQSYTFVLKGIYRDQRFRNHPKNRKKALKADKCLRTIAGRLVRELKRNLGENRQYDELLSIFEKILLQRRNSTHKIYSIHEPDVQCISKGKEHKKYEFGNKVSIIRSSTGVILGASSFRNEYDGHTIEKSLEQVYRLTGKSIKRLAGDRGYRGKREINGTPILIPDVPKSKDTYYQRKKKHKLFCKRAGIEPTIGHLKTDYRLGRNFYKGLLGDAINLMLAAAAYNFKRAMKLLWLLLKKISETLPTENVSLKYTF, via the coding sequence ATGATAAATACAACTCCATCCTGCGCATCTCTGTTCTCATCTTTAGATGATTTACTGAACCAACAGCACCCTTTGCACAAACTCTCGCACAAGATTAATTGGTCAGTGTTTGAAGAAGCATTCACTCCTCTTTATTGCCCAGACAATGGCCGTCCGGCCAAGTCGATCCGTTTGATGTGCGGATTACTGATTCTCAAACATTTGCGCAATCTCTCTGATGAGTCCGTTGTCGAACAATGGAGTGAGAATGCTTACTTTCAATATTTCTGCGGTATGCAAGAATTTGTGCCTTCTTTTCCTTGCAATTCATCCGAACTAGTTCATTTTCGCAAACGGATAGGTGAAAAAGGGATAGAGCTTATTCTCTGTGAAAGCATTCGGGTAAATGATGACAAGAGCGATGATGAACATCATGGAACTGCCTTTATCGACTCTACCGTACAGGAAAAGAATATAACTTACCCCACAGATACAAAACTACACAAAAAGATAGTTGGCAAAGTGCTTAAGATTGTCAAGGAGTTAAATTTACCCACACGTCAGTCATACACCTTTGTTTTGAAAGGGATTTATCGGGATCAACGTTTTCGTAATCATCCCAAGAATCGGAAAAAAGCCCTAAAAGCCGATAAGTGTTTGCGCACGATTGCCGGGCGTCTGGTCCGAGAACTCAAACGTAATTTAGGGGAGAATCGACAATATGATGAATTACTATCCATCTTTGAAAAGATACTTTTACAACGTCGTAATTCTACCCATAAGATTTATTCCATCCATGAACCTGATGTTCAATGTATCAGTAAAGGTAAAGAACATAAAAAGTACGAATTTGGTAACAAAGTATCCATTATACGCTCTTCCACAGGTGTCATTCTGGGTGCCAGCTCTTTCCGTAACGAATACGATGGGCATACCATTGAGAAGAGCTTGGAGCAGGTGTATCGGCTCACGGGAAAAAGCATCAAGCGATTAGCTGGAGACAGAGGGTATCGTGGCAAGAGAGAGATAAACGGGACACCAATACTCATTCCCGATGTGCCAAAAAGCAAAGATACCTACTATCAACGCAAGAAGAAGCACAAGCTATTTTGCAAGCGTGCAGGAATAGAACCAACCATCGGACATTTGAAGACTGATTATCGATTAGGACGAAACTTTTATAAAGGATTATTAGGGGATGCCATCAACCTCATGTTAGCCGCAGCAGCATATAACTTCAAAAGAGCCATGAAGCTTCTTTGGCTACTCTTAAAAAAAATCAGCGAAACACTCCCTACAGAAAATGTTTCGCTGAAATATACTTTTTAA